Proteins from one Oscillatoria nigro-viridis PCC 7112 genomic window:
- a CDS encoding carbamoyltransferase family protein, with protein MNILGISAYYHDSAAALIRDGEIIAAAQEERFSRKKHDARFPKNAIAYCLKEAKIDLRELDRIVFYDKPLVKFERLLETYLAYAPQGFRSFLTAMPIWLKEKLYLKTMLKRELAEMANCKTNKLPSLLFTEHHQSHAASAFFPSPFQKAAVLCLDGVGEWATTSVWLGDGNELTPQWEIDFPHSLGLLYSAFTYYTGFKVNSGEYKLMGLAPYGEPKYVDKILNYLIDLKDDGTFRLNMDYFNYTVGLTMTNKKFDELFEGPPRQAEGKLTQREMDIAASIQVVTEEVVLRLCRTVKKELNVDYLCLAGGVALNCVANGRLLREGIFKDIWIQPAAGDAGGALGAALAIWYQYCEQTRTVSANSTANSRESLKTELVTTNAAVEERTEVLAANQAVATVAKSVAHLTCHDKMKGSYLGPRFTDAEILEYLDAVKASYHRLDDAELMPQLAEILEQGNVVGWFQGRMEFGPRALGGRSIVGDPRSAKMQSVMNLKIKYRESFRPFAPSILAERVADYFEIDHSSPYMLLVAPVKASLRIPMTPEQEQLFGIEKLNIPRSEIPAVTHVDYSARIQTVHKETNPRYYDLISHFEKRSGCSIVVNTSFNVRGEPIVCTPEDAYRCFMRTEMDYLVLENYLLPKSEQIPWKQDDAWKNEFELD; from the coding sequence ATGAACATACTTGGAATCTCGGCGTACTATCACGACAGCGCCGCAGCCTTAATTCGCGACGGAGAAATTATAGCAGCAGCGCAGGAAGAAAGATTTTCTCGCAAAAAGCATGACGCCAGATTCCCTAAGAATGCGATCGCTTATTGCTTGAAAGAAGCGAAAATAGATTTGCGGGAACTCGATCGAATAGTTTTTTACGACAAACCTTTAGTCAAATTCGAGCGCCTTCTCGAAACCTATTTAGCCTACGCACCCCAAGGTTTTCGCTCTTTCCTAACAGCCATGCCGATATGGCTCAAAGAAAAGCTTTACCTCAAAACCATGCTCAAAAGAGAGCTCGCAGAAATGGCAAACTGCAAAACCAATAAACTGCCATCTCTGCTATTTACCGAACACCACCAATCCCACGCAGCATCAGCATTTTTCCCCAGCCCGTTTCAAAAAGCAGCCGTGTTGTGCCTAGACGGGGTGGGCGAGTGGGCCACAACCTCGGTTTGGTTGGGAGACGGCAACGAACTTACACCTCAGTGGGAAATCGATTTTCCCCACTCCTTGGGTTTGCTTTATTCAGCTTTCACCTATTACACAGGCTTCAAAGTCAACTCTGGCGAATACAAACTCATGGGTTTAGCACCCTACGGCGAACCCAAGTATGTAGACAAGATTCTCAACTATTTAATCGACCTCAAGGATGACGGGACTTTCCGTTTGAACATGGATTATTTCAACTACACTGTTGGCTTAACCATGACAAACAAGAAGTTTGACGAACTGTTTGAAGGGCCGCCGCGTCAAGCAGAAGGAAAATTGACTCAGCGAGAAATGGACATTGCAGCTTCCATTCAAGTTGTTACTGAAGAAGTTGTTTTGCGGCTTTGCAGAACAGTTAAAAAAGAATTGAATGTCGATTATCTTTGTCTTGCCGGCGGCGTTGCTCTCAACTGCGTTGCTAACGGCAGACTCTTGCGGGAAGGTATTTTCAAAGATATTTGGATTCAGCCGGCGGCGGGAGATGCTGGCGGTGCTTTGGGCGCGGCTTTGGCGATTTGGTATCAGTATTGCGAACAAACTCGCACTGTGAGCGCGAACTCGACAGCAAATAGTAGAGAATCCCTCAAAACTGAACTTGTCACTACAAACGCAGCGGTTGAGGAGAGGACTGAAGTTCTCGCTGCAAACCAAGCGGTGGCAACTGTGGCAAAGTCTGTTGCTCATTTAACTTGTCACGACAAAATGAAGGGTTCATATTTGGGCCCGAGGTTTACCGACGCAGAAATTCTCGAATATTTGGATGCTGTCAAAGCCAGCTATCACCGATTGGACGATGCCGAATTAATGCCGCAGTTGGCTGAAATTTTGGAACAGGGAAATGTGGTGGGATGGTTCCAGGGGCGGATGGAATTTGGGCCTCGGGCTCTGGGCGGTCGATCGATCGTTGGCGATCCCCGCAGTGCTAAAATGCAGTCCGTGATGAACCTGAAAATTAAATATCGGGAATCATTCCGACCTTTTGCGCCGTCAATCTTAGCCGAACGAGTGGCGGATTATTTCGAGATTGACCATTCTAGCCCTTATATGCTATTGGTAGCACCTGTCAAAGCCAGTCTCCGCATTCCGATGACTCCCGAACAAGAGCAGTTGTTTGGCATTGAAAAGCTCAACATTCCGCGTTCCGAGATTCCGGCTGTCACCCACGTCGATTACTCGGCTCGCATCCAAACTGTTCACAAAGAAACCAATCCTCGCTACTATGACTTAATCAGCCATTTTGAAAAGCGATCGGGCTGTTCTATTGTGGTAAATACTTCTTTCAACGTCCGAGGCGAACCCATTGTTTGCACTCCCGAGGATGCTTACCGCTGTTTCATGCGAACCGAAATGGACTATCTGGTTTTGGAAAATTACTTGCTTCCCAAGTCCGAACAAATTCCTTGGAAACAAGATGATGCTTGGAAAAATGAATTTGAACTAGATTAG
- a CDS encoding NAD(+) kinase yields MQLKQVIIAHKARDTLSQRWAEQCARQLESRGCQVLMGPSGPKDNPYPVFLASINSPIDLAVVLGGDGTALAAARNLAADGIPILAANVGGHLGFLTESFEDFQKTEEIWDRLAEDRYAVQTRMMLQATVFEGNRTNLEPQSDRFLALNEMCVKPASADRMPSCILEMEVDGEVVDQYQGDGLIVATPTGSTCYTASANGPIMHSGMEAIAVTPICPLSLSSRAIVLPPGSVVSIWPLADYELSTKLWTDGILGTAIWPGQRVDVRRADCEAKFIILRENYSYYNTLREKLHWAGARIRYSNNHRN; encoded by the coding sequence GTGCAACTAAAACAAGTAATTATCGCCCACAAAGCCAGAGATACCCTCAGCCAGCGGTGGGCTGAACAGTGTGCCCGCCAATTAGAAAGTCGCGGGTGTCAGGTTTTAATGGGGCCGAGTGGCCCCAAAGATAACCCGTATCCGGTGTTTTTAGCTTCTATTAACAGCCCAATTGATTTAGCGGTGGTGCTGGGGGGCGACGGTACGGCCCTAGCTGCTGCGCGAAATTTGGCTGCTGACGGCATCCCGATTTTGGCAGCGAATGTGGGGGGACATCTGGGTTTTTTAACCGAGTCTTTTGAGGATTTCCAAAAGACTGAGGAGATTTGGGACAGACTTGCGGAAGACAGGTATGCTGTGCAGACGCGGATGATGTTGCAGGCAACAGTTTTTGAGGGAAACAGAACCAACCTCGAACCCCAAAGCGATCGATTTTTGGCACTAAATGAAATGTGTGTCAAACCTGCTTCAGCCGATCGAATGCCGAGCTGTATTCTAGAAATGGAAGTTGACGGCGAAGTAGTCGATCAGTATCAAGGCGACGGTTTAATTGTCGCAACTCCCACCGGTTCGACTTGCTACACCGCATCTGCCAACGGACCGATTATGCACTCGGGAATGGAGGCGATCGCAGTTACTCCGATTTGCCCTTTGAGTTTATCCAGTCGGGCGATCGTCCTGCCGCCCGGTTCAGTCGTCAGCATTTGGCCTTTAGCAGATTACGAACTCAGTACCAAACTCTGGACAGACGGCATTTTAGGTACTGCAATTTGGCCGGGACAGCGCGTAGACGTGCGGAGGGCAGACTGCGAAGCCAAGTTTATCATTTTGCGGGAAAACTATTCTTATTACAACACTTTGAGGGAAAAACTTCACTGGGCAGGAGCCAGAATTCGGTACAGCAACAATCACCGCAATTAA
- the cobN gene encoding cobaltochelatase subunit CobN — MHKIAATPGGWNPQAEGVIFIQQTPAPIVFISAADTDIQTLAAAASKMPAKFPKVRAVNLLQLQQQLTIDTYVEEVLERAEVIILRLLGGRSYWSYGLEILRETVQKTNASLIVMPGEDSPDPDLISHSTVSLSAVNQLWRYFTEGGVQNFVNALKFAADTCLKTAYNPPLPQTVSRVGIYDWGGRAGAYFATLQPDSDPPKSPLKRGTLKTSCSPLIKGGWGGSLGLPTIAKVGILFYRAHYLSGNLAPIDALCQALSERNLVPVPVFVSSLREPDLQIELLEYFQPKESEPIQLLLNTTSFAVSGFSSQEPEQNSLKSLDVPVLQAIFSGGGLEQWETELQGLSPRDVAMNVALPEVDGKIITRAVSFKAVQTWNSELETDVVGYVAAGDRISFVADLTANWVRLKQTPATNRRIAIILANYPTRNARLANGVGLDTPASCVKILKAMQQAGYQIENIPASGNELIEQLTSGVTNDPEGRELRPVYQSLDLAEYEEYFASLPQEVQDGICKRWGLPGSYAQDFISNNKSFPIPGIQFGNVFVGIQPSRGYELDPALNYHAPDLEPTHNYLAYYYWLREKLGIDAIIHAGKHGNLEWLPGKSIALSNKCYPEVALGALPNFYPFIVNDPGEGSQAKRRSQAVIIDHLTPPMTRAELYGPLQQLETLIDEYCEAQSLDPSRLPMIRDRILALTNKENLDKDLGIQLNKSEFTEFITRTDGYLCELKESQIRDGLHIFGQCPEGRQLRDLIIAIARHPTNGRSGLTRALAEDSGYDFDPLTCDPTSIIQHRTAGDLTAELEQKAAELVDNLIENIRVHPRSSAVKNLPIIGESTQQELNWIDNYLLPSLLQTNQEITNLLRGLDGRHIPSGASGAPTRGRPDVLPTGRNFYSVDIRAIPTETAWRVGRVAAETLIERYTQENGEYPKTLGLSVWGTSTMRTGGDDIAEALALIGVQPVWDGPSRRVVDFEILPVSVLGRPRVDVTLRISGFFRDAFFNLIDLFDSAVKAVADLDESAENNPLAAQVQAEIQYWESTGLSQEEAQGRSQFRVFGSKPGAYGAGLQGIIEAQNWTDDSDLAKAYINWSSYAYTSSSSSNLPGDLAGVKQSEWGCSAPEAFEKRLGQMQIVLQNQDNREHDILDSDDYYQFQGGMTAAIRNLQGKNPETYFGDNSIPENPKVRQLREEIARVYRSRAVNPKWIEGAMRHGYKGAFEIAATVDFLFAYDATANCVEDFMYEGIAEAYIFDEKVQAFIQENNPWALRDMAERLLEARQRGLWQSANQDTLDKLRSIALQAEAVIESHTGF; from the coding sequence ATGCACAAAATAGCCGCCACGCCAGGAGGTTGGAACCCTCAAGCAGAAGGAGTAATTTTTATTCAGCAAACCCCCGCACCAATAGTATTTATTAGTGCTGCTGACACCGACATTCAAACTCTCGCAGCCGCCGCATCCAAAATGCCGGCAAAATTTCCCAAAGTCCGCGCAGTAAACCTGCTTCAGTTGCAGCAACAACTAACAATTGACACCTATGTCGAGGAAGTTTTAGAACGCGCAGAGGTCATAATCTTAAGACTGTTAGGAGGGCGTTCTTATTGGTCTTACGGGTTAGAAATCCTGCGAGAAACGGTGCAAAAAACTAACGCCTCACTGATTGTAATGCCGGGAGAAGACAGTCCAGATCCCGATTTAATCAGCCATTCAACTGTATCGCTGTCAGCAGTAAATCAACTGTGGCGCTACTTTACAGAAGGCGGAGTCCAAAACTTTGTTAACGCACTCAAATTTGCCGCCGATACTTGCTTGAAAACTGCTTACAATCCGCCCCTCCCTCAAACAGTTTCCCGCGTCGGAATTTATGATTGGGGAGGACGCGCTGGGGCCTATTTTGCAACTTTACAACCAGATTCAGATCCCCCTAAATCCCCCTTAAAAAGGGGGACTTTGAAAACTTCTTGCTCCCCCCTTATTAAGGGGGGCTGGGGGGGATCTCTGGGTTTACCAACTATAGCTAAAGTAGGAATTTTATTTTATCGCGCTCATTATTTATCAGGAAACTTAGCACCAATTGATGCACTTTGTCAAGCTCTATCTGAGCGAAATTTAGTCCCCGTTCCCGTCTTTGTGTCTTCTCTGCGGGAACCAGATTTGCAAATAGAATTGCTAGAGTATTTTCAGCCTAAAGAATCAGAACCAATTCAATTATTGCTCAATACCACAAGTTTTGCCGTCTCCGGTTTCAGCAGTCAAGAACCCGAACAAAACAGCTTAAAATCCTTAGACGTTCCCGTATTGCAAGCAATCTTCAGCGGTGGCGGTTTGGAACAGTGGGAAACGGAACTTCAGGGACTTTCGCCCCGCGATGTGGCGATGAATGTAGCATTGCCGGAAGTAGACGGAAAAATCATTACTAGGGCTGTTTCTTTTAAAGCCGTACAGACTTGGAACAGCGAATTAGAAACAGATGTAGTAGGCTATGTAGCAGCGGGCGATCGCATTTCATTTGTAGCAGATTTAACCGCTAATTGGGTGCGACTCAAACAAACCCCAGCCACCAACAGACGCATTGCCATAATTCTCGCAAATTATCCCACCCGCAACGCCCGCTTAGCCAACGGCGTCGGCTTAGATACACCCGCTAGCTGTGTCAAAATCCTCAAAGCTATGCAGCAAGCTGGCTATCAAATTGAAAACATCCCCGCTAGCGGCAACGAGTTAATTGAACAGTTAACTTCTGGCGTAACAAATGACCCGGAAGGACGGGAATTGCGGCCTGTTTATCAATCTTTGGATTTAGCAGAATATGAAGAATATTTTGCTAGTTTGCCGCAGGAAGTACAGGATGGGATTTGTAAAAGATGGGGGCTTCCGGGAAGCTATGCACAAGATTTTATAAGTAACAATAAGTCTTTTCCGATTCCGGGAATTCAGTTTGGGAATGTATTTGTAGGAATTCAACCATCGCGGGGCTACGAACTTGACCCCGCATTAAATTATCACGCCCCAGACTTAGAACCCACTCACAATTATCTAGCTTACTATTATTGGTTGCGAGAAAAGTTGGGAATTGACGCTATAATTCATGCTGGAAAACACGGCAACTTAGAATGGCTGCCCGGTAAAAGTATAGCATTGTCTAACAAATGTTATCCAGAAGTAGCATTAGGCGCGCTGCCGAATTTTTATCCCTTCATTGTCAACGATCCGGGGGAAGGTTCCCAAGCAAAAAGACGATCGCAAGCTGTGATAATCGACCACCTGACACCGCCGATGACTCGCGCCGAACTCTACGGGCCTTTGCAGCAGTTGGAAACCTTAATCGACGAGTATTGCGAGGCGCAAAGCTTAGATCCGTCCAGATTGCCCATGATTCGCGATCGCATTCTCGCCCTCACCAACAAAGAAAACTTAGATAAAGACTTAGGAATACAACTAAATAAATCGGAATTTACAGAATTTATCACCCGCACAGACGGCTATCTTTGCGAACTCAAAGAATCCCAAATTCGCGACGGATTGCACATTTTCGGTCAGTGTCCCGAAGGCAGACAGTTGAGAGATTTGATAATTGCGATCGCCCGCCATCCCACCAACGGGCGATCGGGCTTAACCCGCGCCCTAGCAGAAGACTCAGGCTACGATTTCGACCCCTTAACCTGCGATCCAACGTCGATAATTCAGCACCGCACAGCGGGCGATTTAACAGCCGAACTCGAACAAAAAGCCGCTGAATTAGTAGATAATTTAATCGAAAATATCCGCGTTCATCCGCGTTCATCCGCAGTTAAAAATCTCCCAATAATAGGAGAATCAACCCAACAAGAATTAAACTGGATCGATAACTATCTTTTACCTTCACTCCTCCAAACAAACCAAGAAATTACCAACCTTTTGCGCGGACTAGATGGGCGGCACATACCAAGCGGCGCATCCGGCGCGCCCACTCGCGGCAGACCAGATGTATTGCCCACAGGTCGCAATTTTTACTCAGTAGATATCCGCGCCATTCCCACAGAAACCGCCTGGAGAGTTGGCAGAGTTGCTGCTGAAACTTTAATCGAAAGATACACCCAAGAAAACGGCGAATATCCGAAAACTTTGGGTTTGTCTGTGTGGGGAACATCCACCATGCGGACGGGGGGAGACGACATCGCCGAAGCGTTGGCGCTGATAGGAGTTCAACCAGTTTGGGATGGCCCTTCGCGCCGGGTTGTAGATTTTGAAATCTTGCCAGTTTCTGTTTTGGGACGGCCGCGGGTTGATGTTACTTTGCGAATTTCTGGCTTTTTCCGCGATGCTTTTTTTAATTTAATTGATTTGTTTGACAGTGCGGTAAAAGCTGTGGCAGATTTAGACGAATCGGCTGAAAACAACCCTTTAGCCGCACAAGTTCAAGCAGAGATTCAGTATTGGGAATCTACAGGTTTGAGTCAGGAAGAGGCGCAAGGGCGATCGCAATTTAGAGTATTTGGCTCAAAACCCGGTGCTTACGGCGCAGGACTTCAAGGTATAATTGAAGCTCAAAATTGGACAGACGACAGCGATTTAGCAAAAGCTTACATTAATTGGAGCAGTTACGCCTATACCTCCTCTAGTTCCTCAAATTTGCCGGGAGATTTAGCAGGAGTTAAACAGAGTGAATGGGGATGTTCTGCACCCGAAGCATTTGAAAAACGCCTCGGTCAAATGCAAATAGTTCTGCAAAACCAAGACAACCGCGAACACGACATCCTCGACTCGGATGATTATTATCAATTCCAAGGCGGGATGACGGCCGCAATTCGCAATTTGCAAGGCAAAAATCCTGAAACCTATTTCGGCGACAACTCAATTCCAGAAAATCCGAAAGTGCGGCAACTGCGGGAAGAAATTGCGCGGGTTTATCGCAGCAGGGCGGTAAATCCGAAATGGATAGAAGGTGCGATGCGCCACGGTTATAAAGGTGCTTTTGAAATTGCAGCAACTGTTGATTTTTTGTTTGCTTACGATGCTACCGCAAATTGTGTAGAGGATTTTATGTATGAAGGAATCGCCGAGGCTTACATTTTTGATGAGAAAGTGCAGGCATTTATTCAAGAAAACAATCCTTGGGCGCTGCGAGATATGGCGGAAAGATTGCTAGAAGCCCGTCAGCGGGGGTTGTGGCAGAGTGCGAACCAGGATACATTGGATAAATTGAGGTCGATCGCCCTGCAAGCCGAAGCAGTCATCGAATCCCATACTGGTTTCTAG
- a CDS encoding DUF3226 domain-containing protein: protein MPKARKPPQSKPQQLLVEGKNDRHVIWALCQQYQLPETFSVEVPQEEGTEGVDALLNGLPERLKAENLRTLGIVVDADRNLSARWQSIKDKLSAIGYRDIPQSPPPEGWVCTPSDPYLPRVGVWLMPNNQLPGMLEDFVAYLIPPGDTLHPKAEAILQELEQAGLNRYTLIHHPKALIHTWLAWQKTPAMPMGQAITAQVLSCDGPIALIFIEWLKHLFELIARSAG from the coding sequence ATGCCAAAAGCACGAAAACCTCCTCAATCAAAACCTCAACAGTTATTGGTAGAAGGTAAGAATGACCGACACGTAATCTGGGCTTTGTGCCAGCAATATCAACTGCCAGAAACATTTTCCGTCGAAGTACCGCAAGAAGAAGGTACAGAAGGAGTTGATGCGCTGCTAAATGGCTTGCCAGAAAGATTGAAAGCAGAGAATTTACGCACCTTGGGAATTGTGGTAGATGCCGATCGCAATTTAAGTGCGCGGTGGCAATCTATTAAAGATAAACTGAGTGCGATCGGCTATCGAGACATCCCGCAATCTCCCCCTCCCGAAGGCTGGGTTTGCACACCTTCAGATCCATACTTGCCTCGCGTCGGAGTTTGGTTGATGCCAAACAATCAACTTCCTGGAATGTTAGAAGATTTTGTCGCCTATCTCATCCCCCCTGGCGACACCCTGCATCCGAAAGCCGAAGCAATTTTACAAGAGCTCGAACAAGCCGGACTTAACCGCTATACTTTAATTCATCATCCCAAAGCGCTAATCCACACTTGGCTGGCCTGGCAGAAAACGCCTGCAATGCCGATGGGACAAGCAATAACAGCGCAGGTGCTGAGCTGTGATGGCCCGATCGCCTTAATTTTTATTGAGTGGTTAAAACATCTGTTTGAGCTAATTGCTCGATCCGCCGGATAA
- a CDS encoding SGNH/GDSL hydrolase family protein: MSKLKNLGVNLGLTLCGLLMGVVIGEIGLRVARIEGYPKIGDFVESAPTRFHTSDPNLGWKLKPGASGEWNGEGASFVKVNSEGLRDREHTKAKPPNTLRVAVLGDSFTEAIHVPVEQTFWSKLERKLGNCEAVKGRKNVEVINFGVQGYGTAQELIMLRKKVWDYNPDIVVLAFFIGNDVINNSPKLEYDLYRPFFVYDASGKLVPDMSFRNLAPIDRNERAVSFVDRMPSFIVNNSRILQVIKKVDLERKKRKLSEDFTALSTQNLKEPQNADWQEAWRVTEGLIVTMRNEVVQKNADFLVVTIGDPIQVGPDADRRKNFMRKNNIQDLFYPDRRLEKLGAREGFRVLNLSEQIQGYTEKYQVCAHGFENSVPCGGHWNELGHRLASILINRNLCQQLKQSQIPKKQP; encoded by the coding sequence ATGAGCAAGTTGAAAAATTTGGGTGTCAATTTGGGTTTGACACTCTGCGGTTTATTGATGGGGGTGGTAATTGGTGAAATTGGATTGCGAGTTGCGAGGATTGAAGGCTATCCGAAAATAGGAGATTTCGTAGAGTCGGCGCCAACTCGTTTCCACACTTCCGATCCGAATTTGGGCTGGAAGCTGAAACCGGGTGCGTCGGGGGAGTGGAATGGGGAAGGTGCGAGTTTTGTGAAGGTGAATAGCGAGGGTTTGCGCGATCGCGAACATACAAAAGCCAAACCTCCCAATACTCTGCGCGTTGCGGTTTTGGGGGATTCATTCACCGAAGCAATTCACGTACCTGTCGAACAAACTTTCTGGTCAAAATTGGAACGAAAGTTAGGCAACTGCGAAGCCGTTAAAGGACGCAAAAATGTTGAAGTAATTAATTTTGGCGTGCAGGGTTACGGTACTGCTCAAGAATTAATAATGCTGCGAAAAAAAGTGTGGGATTACAATCCTGATATTGTAGTTCTTGCCTTTTTTATTGGCAATGATGTGATTAATAATTCGCCGAAATTGGAATATGACCTTTACCGACCATTTTTTGTGTATGATGCTAGCGGCAAGTTAGTACCGGATATGTCTTTTCGCAATCTGGCGCCGATCGATCGCAACGAAAGAGCAGTTTCCTTCGTAGACCGGATGCCCAGTTTTATCGTCAACAATTCGCGCATTTTGCAGGTCATTAAAAAAGTAGACTTAGAAAGGAAAAAGCGCAAGTTATCGGAGGATTTTACCGCTTTAAGTACCCAAAACCTCAAGGAACCTCAGAATGCAGATTGGCAAGAGGCTTGGAGGGTGACAGAGGGTTTGATTGTGACGATGCGGAATGAAGTCGTGCAGAAAAATGCTGATTTCTTGGTTGTGACGATCGGCGATCCGATACAAGTTGGACCTGATGCCGATCGGCGAAAAAATTTCATGAGAAAGAACAACATTCAGGATTTGTTTTACCCCGATAGGCGGCTGGAAAAATTGGGCGCGCGCGAGGGTTTTCGGGTACTGAATTTATCCGAACAGATCCAAGGTTACACTGAAAAATATCAAGTCTGCGCCCACGGTTTTGAGAATTCTGTACCCTGTGGAGGTCACTGGAATGAACTCGGACACCGGCTGGCTAGTATCTTGATTAACCGAAATTTGTGCCAACAATTGAAGCAGTCTCAAATTCCCAAAAAACAACCGTAA
- a CDS encoding DUF5989 family protein → MFEATLDFLKDLWAFMKERQKYWLLPLIVTLVFLGALIVLSHGSVIAPFIYTLF, encoded by the coding sequence GTGTTTGAAGCAACTTTAGATTTTCTCAAAGATTTGTGGGCGTTTATGAAAGAACGCCAAAAGTATTGGCTTTTGCCGTTAATTGTGACTTTAGTCTTTTTGGGAGCTTTGATTGTATTGAGTCATGGTTCTGTGATTGCTCCATTTATTTACACGCTGTTTTGA
- a CDS encoding AAA family ATPase, producing MLRDLTIQNYRCFKDFQIDELARVNLIVGQNNSGKTTFLEAIYLLVQQQSIQALFDVLNGRGEMSNIKTQLASGQAVNRSKYQFEHIFYGHQLTPDRSIYIQSQKEEQLSLKIQANPTNQQVVIPVAEELETRFLGWELIAYYNQNSQVKISLLRDATIANLSSLLSVQSTEINDNYLSLVGASKDNFNLLKTTAITFNEMAVLWDGITLTPKEESVVAALQILEPDVERISFTSNPSNNSGILIKIRGQNHPIPLGSMGDGMRRILSIAMAAVSSQNGFLLVDEIDTGLYYQTQTDMWRLIFETAQRLNVQVFATTHSWDCIAAFQEALEQSEDSSVGKLFRLSRRGEEIRAVEYTPDELSVAVRQSIEVR from the coding sequence ATGTTGCGCGATCTCACCATCCAAAATTATCGCTGTTTTAAAGATTTTCAGATCGACGAGCTAGCTAGGGTTAATCTGATAGTCGGTCAAAACAATAGCGGGAAAACAACTTTTTTGGAAGCCATTTATTTATTAGTCCAACAACAGAGTATTCAAGCTTTGTTTGATGTACTAAATGGCCGTGGCGAAATGAGCAACATAAAAACTCAACTTGCATCGGGTCAAGCAGTAAACCGCAGCAAGTATCAATTTGAACATATTTTTTACGGACATCAACTAACCCCAGATCGAAGTATTTACATTCAATCCCAGAAAGAAGAACAACTCTCACTCAAAATCCAAGCAAACCCTACAAACCAACAAGTGGTAATTCCGGTAGCTGAAGAACTAGAAACCAGATTTTTAGGATGGGAATTAATTGCTTACTACAATCAAAATTCCCAAGTCAAAATTTCACTGCTGCGCGATGCGACTATTGCTAATCTTAGTAGTTTACTTTCTGTTCAATCAACAGAGATAAATGATAACTATTTGTCGCTTGTTGGAGCCAGCAAAGATAATTTTAATTTACTCAAAACTACGGCAATAACTTTTAACGAAATGGCTGTGCTTTGGGATGGTATTACACTGACACCAAAAGAAGAAAGCGTAGTAGCAGCACTGCAAATATTAGAACCAGATGTAGAACGTATTAGTTTTACCAGCAATCCCAGTAATAACAGTGGTATTTTGATTAAAATTAGAGGACAGAATCACCCAATTCCTCTAGGCAGTATGGGAGATGGTATGCGACGAATTCTTAGTATAGCAATGGCAGCCGTATCATCACAAAATGGTTTTTTGCTGGTCGATGAAATTGATACAGGTCTTTACTATCAAACGCAAACTGATATGTGGCGGTTGATATTTGAAACAGCACAGCGGTTGAACGTTCAAGTCTTTGCAACTACCCACAGTTGGGACTGCATAGCTGCATTTCAAGAAGCCTTAGAACAGTCAGAAGATAGTTCTGTTGGCAAATTATTTCGCTTGAGTCGGCGCGGTGAGGAGATCCGTGCAGTTGAATACACTCCCGATGAATTGTCGGTTGCAGTGCGCCAAAGTATCGAGGTGCGCTGA
- a CDS encoding SxtJ family membrane protein: MSDEIKKLDKKGLRDFGLLIGGLIAVLFGLAVPLLRRHSLPWWPWAIGGVLVLLALVAPKSLNPVYHAWMRFGLILNKIETPIVLGIVFYLIIWPMGVIKGLLGEDAMRRKLNPKMDTYRVPSKARTKVSMERPF; this comes from the coding sequence ATGAGCGACGAAATTAAAAAACTCGACAAAAAAGGCTTGCGCGATTTCGGGCTGCTAATTGGCGGCTTGATTGCAGTGCTGTTCGGTTTAGCAGTACCTTTACTGCGGCGGCATTCTCTACCTTGGTGGCCTTGGGCAATCGGCGGAGTGCTAGTGCTGCTAGCATTGGTTGCGCCAAAATCGCTGAATCCCGTTTATCACGCGTGGATGCGCTTTGGACTTATTCTTAACAAAATCGAAACGCCGATCGTCTTAGGAATAGTTTTTTACCTCATAATTTGGCCGATGGGAGTTATCAAAGGCCTATTGGGCGAAGATGCAATGCGGCGAAAACTGAATCCAAAAATGGATACTTACCGCGTCCCAAGTAAAGCAAGAACAAAAGTTAGTATGGAGCGTCCTTTTTAA